In bacterium, a single window of DNA contains:
- a CDS encoding single-stranded DNA-binding protein, giving the protein MYLNKAFVIGNLTRDPELKALPSGMSVTSFSVATNRVWKDKDGSKQEAADYHNIVVFGRQAETSAQYLKKGSSVLVEGRMQTRSWDGADGKKLYRTEVIADNIQFGSRAGDAGSTGSFGNGGSEAKAPSAFAKKADDTGNALNQLDSIEYPEEEINPEDIPF; this is encoded by the coding sequence ATGTATTTAAACAAAGCGTTTGTTATCGGAAATCTTACTCGTGATCCAGAGCTTAAGGCTTTGCCATCAGGAATGAGTGTTACATCTTTCTCTGTTGCAACAAATAGAGTTTGGAAAGATAAAGATGGTTCAAAGCAAGAAGCTGCAGATTATCACAATATTGTGGTATTCGGCCGCCAAGCAGAAACATCAGCTCAGTACTTAAAGAAGGGAAGTAGTGTCCTTGTAGAAGGCAGAATGCAAACTCGTTCATGGGATGGAGCAGATGGTAAAAAGCTGTACAGAACAGAAGTTATCGCTGACAATATTCAATTTGGATCAAGAGCAGGAGATGCTGGAAGTACTGGATCTTTTGGAAACGGGGGATCAGAGGCAAAGGCCCCATCTGCATTTGCAAAGAAGGCTGATGATACTGGTAACGCACTAAATCAATTAGATTCAATAGAATATCCAGAGGAGGAAATAAATCCTGAAGATATCCCATTCTAA
- the rpsR gene encoding 30S ribosomal protein S18, producing the protein MTKHCYFSQNNIKHVDYKDTELLKKFLNPHARLLSRKKTGVSAKSQRKLALAVKRARYMAILPFIAQ; encoded by the coding sequence ATGACAAAACATTGTTATTTCTCACAAAACAACATCAAGCATGTTGACTATAAAGATACAGAGCTTCTAAAGAAGTTTCTTAATCCTCACGCTAGACTTCTTTCAAGAAAGAAAACTGGTGTTAGTGCTAAAAGTCAACGTAAACTAGCGTTAGCAGTCAAGAGAGCAAGATACATGGCTATATTGCCATTCATCGCTCAATAG
- a CDS encoding type II toxin-antitoxin system PemK/MazF family toxin, with translation MFKKFIDWMHSKKRIDSKERAETVIKEREVYWCSLGENIGDEENGKGTVFRRPVLIFKKFNNRIFWGIPMSTKNKVNIYYLKVKLRDMEQSVMLSQLRILDTKRLDTKIGYLSEGDFIKIQNSIMDIIKNKR, from the coding sequence ATGTTCAAAAAATTTATAGATTGGATGCATAGTAAGAAAAGAATTGACTCAAAAGAAAGGGCCGAAACGGTTATTAAAGAAAGAGAGGTCTACTGGTGTTCCCTAGGAGAAAATATTGGTGATGAAGAAAATGGTAAAGGCACGGTGTTTCGTAGGCCTGTACTAATATTTAAAAAATTTAACAACCGTATTTTTTGGGGAATACCAATGAGTACGAAAAACAAGGTAAACATTTACTATTTAAAAGTAAAACTAAGAGACATGGAGCAGTCAGTAATGCTTTCCCAGTTGAGGATTTTGGATACTAAAAGACTCGATACAAAAATAGGATATCTATCTGAAGGTGATTTTATAAAAATACAAAATTCTATAATGGATATTATAAAAAATAAACGTTAA
- a CDS encoding type II toxin-antitoxin system PemK/MazF family toxin codes for MFKKFTEWIHAKINIDEKERKSQIKVMEVYWCALGENIGDEENGKGDDFCRPVLVFKKFNNNIFWGIPMSTKEKESIYYIKVRLLDSVRSVMISQVRTLDTKRLLKKIGYISRADFTIVQDAVIGIIKN; via the coding sequence ATGTTTAAAAAATTCACAGAATGGATTCATGCAAAGATTAATATCGATGAAAAAGAAAGAAAATCTCAAATTAAAGTAATGGAAGTATATTGGTGTGCTCTAGGTGAGAATATAGGTGATGAAGAGAACGGAAAAGGGGATGATTTTTGCCGCCCTGTCTTAGTGTTTAAGAAGTTTAATAATAATATATTTTGGGGTATACCCATGAGTACTAAAGAGAAAGAGAGCATTTATTATATAAAGGTCAGGCTTTTGGACTCTGTGCGGTCCGTAATGATTTCTCAGGTTAGAACTTTAGATACAAAAAGGTTGCTTAAAAAGATAGGCTATATATCAAGGGCAGATTTTACAATCGTACAAGACGCAGTAATCGGAATCATAAAAAACTAA
- the recA gene encoding recombinase RecA produces the protein MKDTIAQIKTKFGDDAIMRLGEKPRVDVNAISTGSIGLDAALGVGGLPRGRIIEIFGPESSGKTTLSLHVIAEAQKKDGICAFIDAEHAMDPEYAKRLGVQIDELLISQPDTGEQALEIVESLVRSGKLDVIVIDSVAALTPKDEIEGDMGASHMGKQARLMSQALRKLTAIVARSKTIVIFINQIRMQIGVMFGNPETTPGGKALKFYTSVRLDIRRIAQIKKGEEIMGGRVRVKVVKNKVAAPFRQTEFDLMYNEGISREGELIALGEKLKIITKSGTSYAYGDEKLGRGYDATRQFLKSNSKISNEILKKIRDHLKEL, from the coding sequence ATCAAAGATACTATTGCTCAAATTAAAACTAAGTTTGGCGATGACGCAATTATGCGCCTTGGAGAAAAACCAAGAGTTGATGTTAATGCAATTTCAACAGGATCAATTGGGTTGGATGCTGCGCTTGGCGTAGGAGGACTTCCTAGAGGAAGAATCATAGAAATCTTTGGGCCAGAATCGTCAGGAAAGACTACTCTTTCACTTCATGTTATTGCAGAAGCTCAAAAGAAAGATGGTATTTGTGCTTTCATTGATGCAGAACATGCAATGGACCCAGAGTATGCAAAAAGACTTGGTGTTCAAATTGATGAACTTTTAATATCACAACCAGACACCGGAGAGCAGGCATTGGAGATTGTTGAGAGTCTTGTGAGATCAGGAAAGCTCGACGTTATTGTTATTGACTCTGTTGCAGCTCTTACTCCAAAAGATGAAATTGAAGGAGATATGGGTGCATCTCATATGGGTAAACAAGCAAGACTTATGTCACAGGCACTTAGAAAACTAACAGCCATTGTTGCAAGAAGTAAAACAATTGTTATCTTTATTAATCAGATTAGAATGCAAATTGGAGTTATGTTTGGTAATCCAGAGACAACACCAGGTGGAAAGGCATTGAAGTTCTATACTTCTGTTAGATTAGATATTAGAAGAATTGCTCAGATTAAAAAAGGCGAAGAAATAATGGGAGGACGTGTTCGTGTTAAGGTTGTAAAGAACAAGGTTGCTGCACCTTTTAGACAGACAGAATTTGATCTTATGTACAATGAAGGAATTTCAAGAGAGGGTGAGCTTATTGCACTTGGTGAGAAACTAAAAATAATTACAAAGAGTGGAACAAGTTACGCTTATGGCGATGAAAAACTAGGACGTGGATATGATGCTACTCGTCAGTTCTTAAAATCTAACTCAAAAATTAGTAATGAAATTTTGAAGAAGATTAGAGACCATTTGAAGGAGCTTTAG
- a CDS encoding DNA translocase FtsK 4TM domain-containing protein, with product MANRDKKKIKKEIKTRTPRLSTVEEEVAEPMFKASTIQSVWGIAMFVLAIFFFFASFNKGGAAGNTIYSMFSKLLGLGYYLIPITFILLSIAFFGEKNKKFYLSKSLGALMFLLSSLGVISLINLESGGYVGKGVAKPLIALFDYPTSYVITIALSIISVLIIYDSSLKKEHIMFWRLFNKKVEEGDEEAEENAKDGTIKGTEDEKISKSIKDAEASANAAQGKGLIDAVSSKFGNKDGGKNGEDSDNGKSLNRTKGTEVDGKSIKEDESIELKAKSTWSGKTFVPPPLSILEQDKGKPGVGDIKANANIIKRTLQNFGIDVEMDEVSIGPSVTRYALKPAEGVKLSKILGLQNNLSLALAAHPIRIEAPIPGKSLVGIEIPNTIKTTVGLGSLLGQEEYQKSEKPLLVALGKGISGKSYFTNLAKAPHMLIAGATGSGKSVTIHAVIASLLYKNSADNLKFIMIDPKRVELTMYNKIPHLLTPVITDAKKAILSLKWAAKEMERRYNVLEKFGIRDIDSYHKNILKPLLDKRKSDGFTKEEEAPETMPYIVIILDELADIMQAYPRELESGIVKLAQMSRAVGIHLIISTQRPSVNVITGLIKANVPARIALQVASQIDSRTILDMRGAEELLGAGDMLFLSGETPTPIRIQCAYVTENETKKLVKYLVDSMDSLPQEISFNGEQGASVTPDAVFSSSFGGSDDEDEDDLYEEAKELVIEAGKASTSYLQRKLRVGYARAARLMDILEDKGVVGPADGARPREILTYSGAGQQNSGSNSGNDILNGNNGNNTGNNDSDINVSEYNTSSNNSDIIENKVEED from the coding sequence ATGGCAAATAGAGATAAGAAAAAAATCAAAAAAGAAATTAAGACTCGTACCCCAAGATTATCCACAGTTGAGGAAGAAGTTGCTGAACCAATGTTCAAAGCAAGTACTATACAAAGTGTTTGGGGAATAGCTATGTTTGTATTAGCAATATTCTTCTTCTTCGCATCATTCAATAAAGGAGGGGCAGCTGGCAATACTATATATAGTATGTTTTCAAAACTCCTTGGTCTTGGATACTATCTAATACCAATTACATTCATTCTCCTTTCAATCGCCTTCTTTGGTGAGAAAAACAAGAAATTCTATTTATCAAAATCACTAGGGGCATTAATGTTCCTACTATCATCTTTAGGGGTGATTAGTTTGATAAACCTAGAGAGTGGAGGTTATGTTGGTAAGGGTGTAGCAAAACCACTTATTGCCCTTTTTGACTACCCTACTAGTTATGTGATAACTATCGCTCTTTCCATAATTTCCGTACTTATAATTTACGATTCGTCACTTAAGAAGGAACACATTATGTTCTGGAGACTATTCAATAAAAAAGTGGAAGAAGGCGACGAGGAGGCTGAAGAAAACGCTAAGGATGGAACAATCAAAGGAACAGAAGATGAAAAGATTTCAAAGTCTATTAAAGATGCAGAAGCTAGTGCAAACGCAGCTCAAGGTAAGGGTTTAATAGATGCTGTTTCTTCAAAATTTGGAAATAAAGATGGTGGAAAAAATGGAGAGGATTCAGATAATGGAAAATCCCTGAACAGAACTAAAGGCACAGAGGTGGATGGAAAATCTATCAAGGAAGATGAATCAATTGAACTTAAAGCAAAGAGCACATGGAGTGGTAAAACTTTTGTTCCTCCCCCACTTTCAATATTGGAGCAAGATAAAGGAAAGCCTGGCGTTGGAGACATCAAAGCGAATGCAAATATTATTAAAAGAACTTTACAAAATTTTGGTATCGACGTAGAAATGGATGAGGTTTCAATCGGACCCTCTGTTACTAGATACGCACTTAAGCCAGCAGAAGGTGTGAAGCTTTCAAAAATTCTTGGTCTTCAAAATAACCTATCGCTAGCATTAGCTGCACACCCTATTAGAATAGAAGCTCCTATTCCAGGAAAGTCACTTGTTGGAATTGAAATTCCAAACACTATCAAAACTACAGTTGGACTGGGATCACTTTTGGGGCAAGAAGAATATCAAAAATCAGAAAAGCCATTACTTGTTGCACTTGGAAAAGGCATCTCTGGAAAGTCGTATTTTACAAACTTAGCAAAGGCTCCTCACATGCTTATCGCTGGAGCAACTGGATCTGGAAAGTCTGTTACGATTCACGCAGTCATTGCTTCCCTTCTATACAAGAACTCTGCTGACAACCTTAAGTTCATCATGATTGACCCAAAGAGAGTTGAGCTAACAATGTATAACAAAATACCTCACCTTCTGACTCCTGTTATTACTGATGCGAAGAAAGCAATACTTTCCCTTAAATGGGCAGCAAAAGAGATGGAAAGAAGATATAACGTACTTGAGAAGTTTGGAATTAGAGATATTGACTCATACCACAAAAACATACTGAAGCCATTACTTGATAAGAGAAAGAGCGATGGTTTTACAAAGGAAGAAGAGGCACCTGAGACAATGCCTTACATTGTGATTATTCTCGATGAATTAGCTGATATTATGCAGGCATATCCAAGAGAGTTGGAATCAGGAATTGTTAAACTAGCTCAAATGTCACGTGCTGTAGGTATTCACCTTATTATCTCAACACAGCGTCCTTCTGTTAATGTTATTACAGGTCTTATCAAAGCCAACGTTCCTGCTCGTATTGCACTTCAAGTGGCTTCTCAGATTGACTCAAGAACCATTCTGGATATGAGAGGAGCTGAGGAGTTGTTAGGTGCTGGAGATATGCTCTTCCTTTCTGGTGAAACACCTACTCCTATTAGAATTCAATGTGCCTATGTTACAGAAAATGAAACAAAGAAACTGGTTAAATACTTGGTAGACTCAATGGATTCCCTACCACAAGAGATATCATTTAATGGCGAGCAAGGCGCATCTGTTACACCCGATGCTGTATTTAGTTCATCTTTTGGAGGATCTGACGATGAAGATGAGGATGATTTGTATGAGGAAGCAAAGGAATTAGTAATTGAAGCTGGAAAAGCATCCACATCATATCTTCAGAGAAAATTACGAGTTGGCTACGCCAGAGCAGCTCGCCTGATGGACATTCTTGAAGACAAGGGTGTTGTTGGGCCTGCCGATGGAGCAAGACCAAGAGAAATATTGACATACAGTGGAGCAGGACAGCAAAATAGCGGGTCTAATTCTGGTAATGATATTCTTAATGGAAACAATGGTAATAATACAGGTAATAACGATAGCGATATTAATGTGTCTGAATATAACACTTCAAGTAATAATTCTGATATAATAGAAAATAAGGTCGAGGAAGATTAA
- a CDS encoding peptidoglycan-binding domain-containing protein: MKRFSTILMLALAFAFAITASAASDTFTKTLKKGSSGAEVVALQTLLESKSLLTMPAGVAKGYFGALTVSAVKAYQASKGIATVGQVGPATRLALNAEGAVVSTGATATGTTATAATTGITTPGVEGILSVTSGPITTSVANIGQKMVPILAVRAQAQNSDIAIQRITLNLGTDTKVYNKVYSALYVMNGSTVLATIPLNSTTVVQNGSSYVVNATGFNVIVAKNTYKDITIAADLYGATSLTLPTTQTISVGLNGVRGVDGAGIVQYGPDNSINGSITINSSLTDNAQANVSTDPSSAQTNLVPVTDTTNGQYLGLPVLTFAVNAQNDTLHIRNLKVNFAVATSSVTPATARASVAYLYQGATMVQSASIVYTSGTSASATFSNIINGTAGASIPLNTTVPYTVKVDVSGVTAGTLAVTATLDTSSATTFLNSQDGSVADSTQGVNARVFGSAISFTQTVAGNGPAFALASAPTLTKVNTTAGGATTTQMTYTAQYLLNVTAVGTDLHIGLAASGTAAAFGTASTSVRTYVGGIATTTDYSLAVNYSKPTGTTDETNGFIIARGQTIQVPVTYTFVVTNPGSSTFSLGLSGIKVNGTVQNFMDGLTNWRTNVI, translated from the coding sequence ATGAAAAGATTCTCAACAATATTAATGTTGGCTCTTGCATTTGCTTTTGCTATTACAGCATCAGCTGCATCAGACACATTTACAAAGACTCTTAAGAAGGGTTCATCAGGTGCTGAGGTAGTTGCACTTCAAACTCTTCTAGAATCAAAGTCTCTACTTACAATGCCTGCAGGTGTTGCTAAGGGATACTTTGGTGCATTAACAGTGTCAGCTGTAAAGGCATACCAAGCTTCAAAGGGTATTGCTACAGTTGGACAAGTTGGTCCAGCTACTCGTTTGGCATTGAATGCTGAAGGAGCAGTTGTTTCAACAGGAGCAACAGCAACAGGAACAACAGCAACAGCTGCTACAACTGGAATCACAACTCCTGGAGTTGAAGGAATCCTTTCTGTAACTTCTGGACCTATTACAACATCAGTTGCAAACATCGGACAGAAGATGGTTCCTATATTAGCAGTTAGAGCTCAAGCTCAAAACTCTGATATAGCAATCCAAAGAATTACTCTTAATCTAGGAACTGATACAAAGGTATACAATAAGGTATACTCAGCTCTATATGTTATGAATGGTTCAACTGTACTTGCTACTATCCCATTGAATTCAACAACAGTTGTACAAAATGGTTCAAGTTATGTTGTTAACGCAACAGGCTTCAATGTAATTGTTGCAAAGAACACTTACAAAGATATAACAATTGCAGCAGACCTTTATGGTGCAACTTCTCTAACATTGCCAACAACACAAACAATCTCAGTTGGTCTTAATGGAGTTCGTGGAGTTGATGGTGCTGGAATCGTACAATACGGTCCTGACAACAGTATAAACGGATCAATCACAATTAATTCAAGTTTGACTGATAACGCACAAGCAAATGTTTCTACAGATCCATCATCCGCACAAACAAACCTAGTTCCAGTTACTGACACAACAAATGGTCAATACCTAGGACTTCCAGTTCTTACTTTTGCAGTTAATGCTCAAAATGACACATTGCATATTCGTAATCTAAAGGTAAACTTTGCAGTTGCTACATCTTCAGTTACACCTGCAACAGCTAGAGCAAGTGTTGCTTACCTATACCAAGGAGCAACAATGGTTCAATCAGCTTCAATCGTTTATACAAGTGGTACATCAGCATCTGCTACATTCAGTAACATAATTAATGGAACAGCTGGAGCTTCAATCCCATTGAATACAACAGTTCCTTATACAGTTAAGGTTGATGTTTCAGGGGTTACAGCTGGTACACTTGCTGTCACAGCTACTCTTGATACTTCATCAGCTACAACATTCTTGAATTCTCAAGATGGTTCAGTTGCTGATAGTACACAAGGTGTAAATGCTAGAGTATTCGGTAGTGCAATTAGCTTTACACAAACTGTAGCCGGAAACGGACCTGCATTTGCATTAGCTTCAGCTCCTACATTGACAAAGGTTAATACAACAGCCGGAGGAGCAACAACAACACAAATGACATATACAGCACAATACTTGTTGAATGTTACTGCTGTTGGAACAGACCTACATATCGGTCTTGCAGCTTCAGGAACAGCTGCTGCATTTGGAACAGCTTCTACATCAGTTAGAACTTACGTTGGAGGTATTGCAACAACTACAGACTACAGTCTAGCAGTTAACTACAGTAAGCCAACAGGTACAACTGATGAAACTAATGGATTCATAATCGCAAGAGGACAAACAATACAAGTTCCAGTTACTTACACATTTGTTGTAACTAACCCAGGATCAAGTACATTCTCTCTAGGATTATCAGGAATCAAGGTTAATGGAACAGTTCAAAACTTCATGGATGGCCTAACAAACTGGAGAACAAACGTTATTTAA